The following are from one region of the Amycolatopsis sp. QT-25 genome:
- a CDS encoding FAD-dependent oxidoreductase, producing the protein MTTTVAVIGGGYGGTTVAKELDSFTDVVLVEPREDFVHHVAALRGLVDPEWTDRLFYPYSRLLERGRVLRDRAVSVDQDGVTLASGERLTPDYVVLATGSAYPFPAKIDFHDSASAKAKIRATREELAGAGKVLLLGAGPVGLELAGEIKAVWPEKAVTIVDPVKELLPGFPEEFRAEIHRQLDGLGVELLLGTSPAEPPVSEPGQAKTFTSGLTGGGEVTADLWFQCYGGAPHTGYLSGELVAARQRNGQVEVTSDLRLPGQPRVFALGDITALPEGKLAKVAGDHAEVVVANIRALIEGGELRAHTPGGPMISLPLGPSGGATYAEEVGVLDAATTSEIKGSHMMVSRYEELFDVA; encoded by the coding sequence ATGACCACGACCGTGGCCGTCATCGGCGGGGGATACGGCGGCACGACCGTCGCCAAGGAACTGGACTCGTTCACCGACGTCGTGCTCGTCGAGCCGCGCGAGGATTTCGTCCACCACGTCGCCGCCTTGCGCGGGCTCGTCGATCCCGAGTGGACGGATCGGCTCTTCTACCCGTACAGCCGGCTTCTCGAACGAGGACGAGTACTTCGCGACCGCGCGGTGAGCGTCGACCAGGACGGCGTCACACTCGCTTCGGGCGAGCGGCTCACCCCGGACTACGTCGTGCTGGCGACCGGTTCTGCGTACCCGTTCCCGGCGAAGATCGATTTCCACGACAGCGCGTCGGCGAAGGCGAAGATCCGCGCGACCCGGGAGGAACTCGCGGGCGCGGGCAAGGTACTGCTGCTCGGCGCGGGCCCGGTGGGCCTGGAACTGGCGGGTGAGATCAAGGCGGTGTGGCCGGAGAAGGCCGTGACGATCGTCGACCCGGTGAAGGAGCTTCTGCCCGGCTTCCCGGAGGAGTTCCGCGCGGAGATCCACCGTCAGCTCGACGGACTGGGTGTCGAGCTCCTGCTCGGCACCTCGCCGGCCGAGCCCCCGGTCTCGGAACCGGGACAGGCCAAGACGTTCACCTCGGGACTCACCGGCGGCGGCGAGGTGACCGCCGATCTGTGGTTCCAGTGCTACGGCGGCGCGCCGCACACCGGATACCTCTCCGGCGAGCTGGTGGCCGCGCGGCAGCGGAACGGGCAGGTGGAAGTGACGTCCGACCTGCGGCTGCCGGGACAGCCGCGGGTGTTCGCGCTCGGCGACATCACCGCGCTGCCGGAAGGAAAGCTGGCGAAGGTGGCCGGCGACCACGCGGAGGTCGTCGTGGCCAACATCCGGGCGCTGATCGAAGGCGGCGAGCTGCGCGCGCATACGCCGGGCGGGCCGATGATCTCGCTGCCGCTCGGGCCTTCCGGAGGCGCGACCTACGCCGAGGAGGTCGGCGTCCTGGACGCGGCGACGACCTCGGAGATCAAGGGGTCGCACATGATGGTTTCGCGGTACGAGGAACTCTTCGACGTCGCCTGA
- the crcB gene encoding fluoride efflux transporter CrcB: MADAASAPRPRWDVLAVVGAGGALGSLARYGLSLAIPRSPGQFALSTFATNVSGCLLIGFLMAALTAAEAPHRLVRPFLGVGILGGYTTFSTYATDTLDLVTTGRPFTGLAYAFGTVAAALMAVYAGHEITRAVKR, translated from the coding sequence ATGGCTGATGCGGCATCCGCTCCCCGCCCGCGATGGGACGTGCTCGCGGTCGTCGGCGCGGGTGGCGCGCTGGGCAGTCTCGCCCGCTACGGCCTGTCGCTCGCGATTCCCCGTTCCCCGGGCCAGTTCGCGCTCTCCACCTTCGCCACCAACGTTTCCGGCTGTCTGCTGATCGGTTTCCTGATGGCGGCGCTGACCGCGGCGGAGGCCCCGCACCGGCTGGTGCGTCCCTTCCTCGGGGTCGGGATCCTCGGCGGCTACACCACGTTCTCGACCTACGCGACGGACACCCTCGATCTGGTGACGACCGGACGTCCGTTCACCGGGTTGGCGTACGCCTTCGGCACCGTGGCGGCAGCGTTGATGGCGGTCTACGCCGGACACGAGATCACTCGCGCGGTGAAGAGATGA
- a CDS encoding intein-containing Rv2578c family radical SAM protein encodes MRWDRQRADGGEPVLPGLDGLARSVRAPEFDGVTFHEVHAKSMLNKVPEGSGVQFGWTVNPYRGCSHACTYCLEGGTPVLMADGRTKTLADLTPGDVIYGTRGRGAGRRLVPTEVLAHWSTLKPAYRLTLEDGTSIVASGDHRFLTGRGWKHVTGTRFGAAQRPHLVGGTELVGVGKLVRTPDDTLGYRAGYLCGMLRSGGFSAEKDAADRALGYLPDFGASVGFMQVPPSPDSHWQRGFLAGLFDLSGGYRHGALRVTHDEQDIVSTFCAALDNFGFRYVKTENVKFSPLWTVQLLGGPSEELRFFHLADPAVGWKRSLDGLAIGRTRRKVTSIEPLGIELPLFDITTGTGDFIADGMVTHNCFARNTHTYLDFDAGRDFDTQVIVKVNAPEVLATQLRRPGWTREHVAMGTNTDPYQRAEGRYGLMPRIITALADSGTPLSILTKGTVLARDLPLLESVSKDVPAGLAISLALLDEELQRRLEPGTPGPRARLDLIRKARDAGLPCSVLVAPVLPYLTDSVEALDALFARLAEVGATRVTVLPLHLRPGAREWFARWLGREHPGLVPKYRALYARGAYLPKSYREGLGTRVGPLLRRHGFGSRADAGERMQVTMPVQRAGEAVIPAEQLKSVSYVVSFRSFLWQVRAAPRVRKARKCSALRS; translated from the coding sequence GTGCGATGGGATCGACAGCGGGCGGACGGCGGCGAGCCGGTGCTGCCCGGATTGGACGGGTTGGCGCGTTCGGTGCGCGCGCCCGAGTTCGACGGCGTCACCTTTCACGAGGTGCACGCCAAATCCATGCTGAACAAGGTGCCCGAGGGGTCGGGTGTCCAGTTCGGATGGACGGTGAACCCGTACCGGGGTTGTTCCCACGCGTGCACGTACTGCCTCGAAGGCGGCACGCCGGTCCTGATGGCCGACGGCCGGACGAAAACGCTGGCGGACCTGACGCCCGGCGACGTGATCTATGGGACACGCGGGCGCGGCGCGGGGCGCCGTCTGGTGCCCACGGAGGTGCTCGCGCATTGGTCGACGCTGAAACCGGCGTACCGCCTGACCCTCGAAGACGGAACGTCCATCGTGGCCAGTGGCGACCACCGGTTCCTGACCGGCCGCGGCTGGAAGCACGTCACCGGCACCCGGTTCGGCGCGGCACAGCGGCCGCATCTGGTCGGCGGCACCGAACTCGTCGGCGTCGGCAAACTCGTCCGCACGCCGGACGACACCCTCGGCTATCGCGCCGGATACCTGTGCGGGATGTTGCGCTCCGGCGGGTTCTCGGCCGAGAAGGACGCCGCGGACCGCGCGCTCGGCTATCTGCCCGATTTCGGCGCGTCGGTCGGTTTCATGCAAGTGCCGCCTTCGCCGGATTCCCATTGGCAACGCGGTTTCCTGGCCGGGCTGTTCGATCTCTCCGGTGGTTACCGGCACGGCGCGCTGCGCGTCACCCACGACGAACAGGACATCGTCTCGACCTTCTGTGCCGCTCTCGACAACTTCGGCTTCCGTTACGTCAAAACGGAAAACGTCAAATTCAGTCCCTTGTGGACGGTCCAGCTCCTCGGTGGCCCGTCGGAGGAGCTGCGGTTCTTCCATCTCGCCGATCCCGCCGTCGGCTGGAAACGGTCGTTGGACGGCCTCGCCATCGGCCGGACCAGGCGGAAGGTGACGTCCATCGAGCCGCTCGGCATCGAGCTGCCGTTGTTCGACATCACCACCGGCACCGGTGACTTCATCGCCGACGGCATGGTCACGCACAACTGTTTCGCCCGGAACACCCACACGTACCTGGATTTCGACGCCGGACGCGATTTCGACACGCAAGTGATCGTGAAGGTCAACGCGCCCGAGGTGCTGGCCACGCAGCTGCGGCGGCCCGGCTGGACCCGCGAGCACGTCGCGATGGGCACGAACACCGATCCCTATCAGCGCGCCGAAGGCCGGTACGGGCTGATGCCGCGCATCATCACCGCGCTGGCCGATTCGGGCACGCCACTGTCCATCCTGACCAAGGGCACCGTGCTGGCCAGGGACCTGCCGTTGCTGGAGTCGGTGTCGAAGGACGTGCCGGCCGGGCTGGCGATTTCGCTCGCCCTGCTCGACGAGGAGCTGCAACGCCGCCTGGAACCGGGGACACCGGGCCCGCGGGCCAGGCTCGACCTGATCCGCAAGGCGCGGGACGCCGGCCTTCCGTGTTCCGTGCTGGTCGCCCCGGTGCTGCCGTATCTGACCGATTCGGTGGAGGCACTCGACGCCTTGTTCGCGCGGCTGGCCGAGGTCGGCGCCACGCGGGTCACCGTCCTCCCGTTGCACCTGCGGCCGGGCGCGCGGGAATGGTTCGCGCGCTGGCTCGGCCGGGAACATCCGGGACTGGTGCCGAAATATCGCGCGCTCTACGCGCGTGGCGCGTACCTCCCGAAGTCCTATCGGGAGGGGTTGGGCACCCGCGTCGGCCCGCTGTTGCGCCGTCACGGTTTCGGTTCCCGTGCGGATGCCGGAGAGCGAATGCAGGTGACGATGCCCGTGCAGCGTGCGGGAGAGGCGGTGATTCCGGCGGAGCAGCTTAAGAGCGTGTCTTACGTGGTGAGCTTTCGGAGTTTCTTGTGGCAGGTGAGGGCGGCTCCGAGGGTAAGGAAGGCGAGGAAGTGTTCGGCTTTGCGTTCGTAG
- a CDS encoding sucrase ferredoxin produces MTAQLSDTPLPHGPASPAALPGCATVARMLGASPAGTAADMRCWLLIEQPGPWPADALENVLHEAFPAERRELLENLRRSHGLRPLLMRRPGKHRRDPDRPRSVYVGGGEPGNRWLERLEIRDLGELAELDLEAVADGVGGLGTRVDGPLFLVCTHGTKDMCCAVLGRPLASTLDTNHPGRAWEVSHVGGDRWAGNLLVVPDGFLHGQLDPAEAALVAKAALRGQVEPEQLRGRTSARTAWAQFAEIALRRQLDLTGLDDVLAVQEEPLLESDARVVTVRGGQDFYSVRVRRRSATPRGESRCVGLIQPAGYVTEEITKL; encoded by the coding sequence ATGACCGCTCAGCTCTCGGACACCCCACTGCCGCACGGTCCGGCGTCGCCCGCCGCTTTGCCGGGCTGCGCCACTGTCGCGCGCATGCTGGGCGCGAGCCCCGCCGGTACCGCGGCGGACATGCGCTGCTGGCTGCTCATCGAGCAGCCGGGCCCCTGGCCTGCCGACGCGCTCGAGAACGTCCTCCACGAGGCCTTCCCCGCCGAGCGTCGTGAGCTGCTCGAAAACTTGAGACGTTCCCACGGGCTCCGCCCGCTGCTGATGCGGCGCCCCGGTAAACATCGGCGCGACCCGGATCGCCCCCGTTCCGTCTATGTCGGCGGCGGCGAGCCGGGGAACCGCTGGCTGGAGCGCCTGGAGATCCGCGATCTGGGCGAACTGGCCGAGCTGGACCTCGAAGCGGTCGCGGACGGCGTCGGCGGGCTCGGCACGCGAGTGGACGGGCCGCTGTTCCTGGTCTGCACGCACGGCACCAAGGACATGTGCTGCGCGGTGCTCGGCCGCCCGCTGGCCTCGACGCTCGACACCAACCACCCCGGCCGGGCCTGGGAGGTCAGCCATGTCGGCGGTGACCGCTGGGCGGGCAACCTGCTGGTGGTCCCCGACGGTTTCCTGCACGGCCAGCTCGACCCGGCCGAAGCGGCGCTGGTCGCCAAGGCCGCCCTGCGCGGCCAGGTCGAGCCGGAGCAGCTTCGCGGCCGGACGTCCGCCCGGACGGCGTGGGCGCAGTTCGCCGAGATCGCGCTCCGGCGGCAGCTGGACCTGACCGGGCTGGACGACGTGCTCGCCGTCCAGGAGGAGCCGCTGCTCGAGTCCGACGCACGGGTGGTCACCGTGCGCGGCGGCCAGGACTTCTACTCGGTGAGGGTGCGCCGCCGGTCGGCGACGCCGCGCGGGGAGAGCCGATGCGTGGGGCTGATCCAGCCCGCCGGGTACGTGACCGAGGAGATCACCAAGCTCTGA
- a CDS encoding MarR family transcriptional regulator yields the protein MTTAEDLGFATALVRLSHLVQRAFIDVGRSHDLTPQQAQLLCVLAQGESGVGMTDLGKMLNLEKSSVTGLVDRAQRRSLVERVADADDRRALKITLTEEGLRLANAAHEGVVEKLEEMAADLPADQRAAVAAAAWRMAAEG from the coding sequence ATGACCACGGCCGAAGACCTCGGGTTCGCGACGGCGCTGGTGCGGCTTTCGCATCTGGTGCAGCGGGCTTTCATCGACGTCGGCAGGTCGCACGACCTCACGCCGCAGCAGGCGCAGCTGCTCTGCGTACTGGCGCAGGGGGAGTCGGGCGTCGGGATGACCGACCTCGGCAAGATGCTGAACCTGGAGAAGTCCAGCGTCACCGGCCTGGTGGACCGGGCGCAGCGGCGCTCGCTCGTCGAGCGGGTCGCGGACGCCGATGATCGCCGCGCGCTGAAGATCACGCTGACGGAAGAGGGTCTCCGGCTCGCGAACGCCGCGCACGAGGGTGTCGTCGAAAAGCTGGAGGAGATGGCGGCCGATCTCCCGGCCGACCAGCGTGCGGCGGTCGCCGCGGCCGCGTGGCGGATGGCGGCCGAAGGCTGA
- the crcB gene encoding fluoride efflux transporter CrcB — translation MTLLFVALGGGFGAIIRFLTDLRLRAWRGTAFPWGTLAVNIAGSSILGVLTGWALHGGQPDGIRSLAAVGFCGGLTTFSTFGYETLRLFTEETRPRAALNVGVTMVAGIGAAAAGLLLAGAIWS, via the coding sequence ATGACCCTCCTCTTCGTCGCGCTCGGCGGCGGTTTCGGTGCGATCATCCGTTTCCTGACCGATCTTCGGCTGCGGGCGTGGCGAGGGACCGCCTTCCCGTGGGGCACGCTGGCGGTGAACATCGCGGGCTCGTCGATCCTGGGCGTCCTCACCGGCTGGGCACTGCACGGCGGGCAGCCGGACGGGATCCGCTCGCTGGCGGCCGTCGGCTTCTGCGGCGGACTCACCACTTTTTCGACCTTCGGCTACGAAACGCTGCGTCTCTTCACCGAGGAGACGCGCCCGCGGGCCGCGCTGAACGTGGGCGTCACGATGGTCGCCGGGATCGGCGCCGCGGCGGCGGGACTTCTGCTCGCCGGCGCGATCTGGTCCTGA
- a CDS encoding cupin domain-containing protein has protein sequence MPETPTLADLVAPLGVSQFFRDVQGGAYRRFEGRAGRFADLLPWPALNAILRQHRLEFPRLRLALDGTPVPMESYTDLVPTRRSGTVPRLRAAPFTEHLRGGATMVLDAIQELSDPIGDLARRLEHDLRESVQVNLYAGWGVTHGFDVHWDDHDAFVIQVAGRKRWRMHGPTRPAPLHRDVEQPERPSEPIDDFVLEDGDVLYVPRGHWHDVTAVGEMSLHLTLGFSPATGIDLVSWLADELRASTVFRQDLPRFGTEEERAARAAALRAELEATLTADVLDKFLAERDSKAPAHPRVGLPWAATPGLLPDGDETEVRFLVLRAVLEEGDGRVTLLADGRRFVFAAAAAPLLKALLDGTPRAVGRLAELSGLDRGTVRAFLGELTTQGLLSVG, from the coding sequence GTGCCCGAAACGCCGACGCTGGCTGACCTCGTGGCTCCGCTCGGGGTCAGCCAGTTCTTCCGAGACGTCCAGGGCGGGGCCTACCGTCGTTTCGAAGGCCGCGCGGGCCGGTTCGCCGACCTGCTGCCGTGGCCGGCGCTGAACGCGATCCTCCGGCAGCATCGCCTCGAGTTCCCGAGGCTGCGCCTCGCCCTCGACGGCACCCCGGTGCCCATGGAGAGCTACACCGATCTCGTCCCGACTCGCCGCAGCGGCACCGTTCCGCGGCTGCGGGCCGCTCCGTTCACCGAGCACCTTCGCGGCGGCGCGACGATGGTGCTCGACGCCATCCAGGAACTCAGCGACCCGATCGGCGACCTCGCCCGGCGCCTTGAGCACGACCTCCGGGAAAGCGTCCAGGTCAACCTGTACGCGGGCTGGGGGGTGACTCACGGCTTCGACGTGCACTGGGACGACCACGACGCGTTCGTCATCCAGGTCGCCGGCCGCAAACGCTGGCGGATGCACGGCCCGACCAGGCCCGCTCCGCTGCACCGCGACGTCGAACAGCCCGAACGGCCCAGTGAGCCGATCGACGACTTCGTCCTCGAAGACGGCGACGTCCTCTACGTCCCGCGCGGGCACTGGCACGACGTCACCGCGGTCGGGGAGATGTCGCTGCACCTCACGCTCGGGTTCAGCCCGGCCACCGGGATCGACCTGGTGTCCTGGCTCGCGGACGAACTGCGGGCGAGCACCGTGTTCCGGCAAGACCTCCCCCGGTTCGGGACGGAGGAGGAGCGGGCGGCCCGTGCCGCCGCACTGCGCGCGGAACTGGAAGCCACGCTGACCGCCGACGTCCTCGACAAGTTCCTCGCCGAGCGCGACTCGAAGGCCCCGGCGCATCCGCGGGTCGGACTGCCCTGGGCGGCGACTCCCGGACTGTTGCCGGACGGCGACGAGACCGAGGTCCGCTTCCTCGTCCTGCGGGCGGTGCTCGAAGAAGGCGACGGCCGGGTGACCCTGCTCGCGGACGGCAGGCGGTTCGTCTTCGCGGCCGCCGCGGCCCCGCTGCTGAAGGCGCTGCTCGACGGCACGCCGCGGGCGGTCGGGCGGCTCGCCGAACTGTCCGGACTCGATCGGGGGACCGTGCGGGCCTTCCTCGGCGAGCTCACCACCCAGGGGCTGCTCTCGGTCGGCTGA